The segment TGTTCTACTTCTCCGCGTTCCGCACCACCCGTTCCGCATACAGTGGCTGGTGGTGCGTGGCCCTGCTGCTGTTTCTCGCGGGCGCGGCAAGCTTCCTCCTGGACGGAACACCCCACCAGGTGTGGGCCAACCCGCTGGGAAACGTCCTGCTCATTGCCGGGGTGGCGAGTGTCTGGGCCGCTGCGCGTTCGCTCCGGATGCTTAAATGCAACGTCTGGCTCTCCGTCGCCGTCCCGGGCATCGCGGGCATTGCCGCAGCCCTGGACAATCCGGGATCCAATACATGGGCCGGGGGTGCTGTATTCCTGGGCTCCATGTGCCTCTTCATTGGCCTGGCTTCCCGCGAGCTGTGGCAGCTGGAGCCCGGCTACTCCCGGGTGCGGATACCAACGGCCATAGCTGCCGGAGGCGTCGCCGTCTTCTACGTGGGCCGTCTGGCGATCTTCATCGCGGAAGGTCCGGCCGGTCCGACGTTTGTCACCTACTTCGGATCCTCCGTGACCACGCTAGTCACCATGGTGTTCCTGGTGGTCGGCTCCTTCAGCATGGCCGAACTCAGCACGGAGCAGCAGACGCGGGCACTCCAGACCGTGG is part of the Arthrobacter sp. KBS0703 genome and harbors:
- a CDS encoding diguanylate cyclase encodes the protein FYFSAFRTTRSAYSGWWCVALLLFLAGAASFLLDGTPHQVWANPLGNVLLIAGVASVWAAARSLRMLKCNVWLSVAVPGIAGIAAALDNPGSNTWAGGAVFLGSMCLFIGLASRELWQLEPGYSRVRIPTAIAAGGVAVFYVGRLAIFIAEGPAGPTFVTYFGSSVTTLVTMVFLVVGSFSMAELSTEQQTRALQTVAREDGLTGLLNRSAFIELAAAEMDRCRQLDTSGTLILADLDHFKTVNDTFGHAAGDLALQAFADACKETVRSTDLVGRYGGEEFILMIPGVGPRQAETITTEISRRLARYAIPEVLRMPTVSYGLSKFTAGTEDLDELIAAADVALYEAKSQGRNRTVQG